From the genome of Mucispirillum schaedleri ASF457:
AGCCTTATATTTTCTTTTTCAGGAACAGGAGTTCTGCCTGCCATTCTTGTAAGTATTACAGTTTGAGAAATGGAAGGCAGAGTATATTCTGCATTCAAAGCTGCTGCCGCACCTAAAAATGAGCTTACTCCTGCTACACTTTCAAAAGGTATATTTTTACTTTTTAATATATCAGACTGCTCTCTAACTGCCCCATATATACTCATATCCCCAGTATGCAGCCGCACAACTATTTGATTATTTTTATGACTTTCTTCCATAATATTCATTACTTCTTCCAAAGTCATAGAAGCACTGTTATATATAATACATTCTTTTTTTGCATAGTTTAAAAGTTCAGGATTAACAAGCGAGCCTGCATATATAATAACATCTGCTTTTTTTAAAAGCTCTGCTCCACGGACTGTTATTAAATCAACAGCACCGGGTCCTGCTCCCACAAAATATACCATATCTTTACCCCTTTACTATTATTAATGAAAAATAACTGCTTTCATCTGCTGCTTTACTGAAATCTTTATATATTTTTTCTTCTTCCATGCCGCAGTTTTCTACCATATATGTTTTATCAGTAAGGCAGCATTCATCTATTTCCTGCTTTACTTTTGCTATTTTTCTGCCACTTTTCATAAGCACTTTATTTCCAGATAAATTTAACAATTTTTTATTATCTTCATAGTTTGCTGGTATTATTATTAATGGCTCAGCACCATCACATAACGATATATTAAGACGCGCTGCACTGGCACAAAAAGAAGTAACACCTGCTATCATTTCTACATCATATCCTTTGCTTTCTACTATACGGTGAATATACATATATGTAGAATATACAGATGGGTCGCCAAGAGTAGCAAATGCAGTATTTCTGCCTTTATCTAAATAGTTTATAATAAGCTCTGCACCACTTTCATGGCTTGCCTTTAAATGCTCTTTATCCTTTACCATAGGCATAGGAATAAATATTATTTCTTTTTCATAAATATATTCTTTTATTATTTCATAAGCCCTGTTTTTGCCAGAAAGGCTGTCAGGAATAGCTATAACATCAGCATTTTTTATAGTGTTTACTGCCTTTAATGTAATAAGCTCTTTATCCCCGGGACCTATACCCACACCAAATAACTTACCTTTTTTCATTTTTATATATCCTTAAAATATTTTATAAAATCTAGTGCCTTACTGCTGTATTTCCATGTGTTTTCTTTATTTGTAAATACCATAACTTCGCACTGTATTTTATTTTGAAGCCGTCTTTTAATATTTTCCATAATTTTATTAATTACTATATCCCACACTTTTTCATGCAGGTTATAACGCATTAAAATATAATCTATTTCATCAGTAGATACTGCATTAAATATTTCTTCAATAACTTGTTTTTCTGCACCGCAAAGAGCAGCATAAGCAGCAAATATTTCATGGCGGCAATCTGCATAGTTTGAATGGGTATTCATAATGCCGCCTGCTGTTTTTGAAAGTTTTCCTGCATGACCTATTATCAATATCCGCTCTGGCTGTTTATATAAAAGATAATCAAGAGTATCGCCTATATAGTTTGATATTTTTATACCTTTTTCTATATCTATTCCAAATTTTTCAAGTGCAGCATTTCTGCCGTAATTTCCGGGTGTTAAAAGTATATTTTTCCTGCCCTGCTCCATCTGGCTGTCAATTTCCAAACATATTGTATCAATTAATGCTTTTTCACTCATTGGCTCAACAATACCAGTTGTTCCAAGTATAGATATGCCCCCAATAATGCCAAGCCTTTCATTAAATGTTTTTTTAGCAGTTTCAAGCCCTTTTTCTGCTGAAATGATTACTTTAAAACTTTTATCATAGCCATAGTCTAAGCATACTTTTTCCATTTCATAAGCAATCATTTTCCTAGGAACAGGGTTTATTGCAGCCTGCCCTGCTGGCACTTTAAGCCCTGATTTTGTAACCCTGCCTATACCTTTGCCGCCATCTATTATTAATTTATCATACCCTTTATATACTGCTGCTTTTATCTCTATGCCATTTGTAACATCTGGGTCATCGCCGCTTTCTTTAATGACAGAGCATTCTGCATAATCATCATACTTTTCAAGACTTTTTATTTTTATTTTTAAAAGTTTTCCTGATAAAATATTTACTTCTACATAATCAAATTTTTTATCAGTAAATAAATATACTGCCGCTGCTTTTGCTGCTGCTTGAGCACATGTGCCTGTGGTATATCCTGTCTTTAATTTACTGCCATTTTTAATTATTTTTTCCATTAATCAGCTCTTTTATTGCTCTGCGTGCTTTTGAAATAGTATCTATACTTTCATCTACTGCCATATTATCACATTTTCTAAGTATTTCCATAAGATGAGCAATACGGGGGAGCCTTAAATCATACTTTCTTAATTCATCAGCCTGCAAAAATATTTCCTCAGGACTTCCCTGCATTACAACACATCCTTTATCAAGCACATAAGCATAATCACAGTATAGTGGCACAATATCCATTTCATGAGTTGCTGTAATTATAGTAGTGCCTTTTTCCTGATTTATTTTTTTAAGCAGCACAAGTATTTCATTTGCTCCCATTGGGTCAAGCCCTGCTGTCGGCTCATCTAAAATAATAAGCTCTGGCTCCATAACAAGCACTCCAGCTATTGCCACCCTTTTTTTCTGACCAAAACTTAAAGTATGGACAGGTCTTTCCATAAAATCATACATTTCTACATCTTTTAATGCTTTTTCTGCCCGCTGCTTTGCTTCTACCTGCGATAAGCCAAGGTTTAATGCACCAAAAGAAACATCTTTTATAACACTTGCTGAAAAAAGCTGGTCATTAGGGTCTTGAAAAACTATACCTATATTTTTGCGGATTTCTGCAATTCCTTTTTTATTATATTCTACTAACTTATCATTAAAATATACACTGCCTTTATCTTTTATATTTATACCATTTAATGTTAAAAAAAGAGTTGATTTACCTGCACCATTCCTGCCAAGGACAGCTGTTATACTGCCCCTTTTTATATTAAGAGATATGTTATTCAGGGAAAGCTCATCATCATAAGAAAAACATAGATTTTCACATTTTAATATACTTTCACTCATAATGCTGCCTTTAAAATAATACAGAATGCTGCAATAAAAAACATTAATGCATAAAATATATATGCTTTTTCATACTGATTACTGATAACAGTAATCTCGCCGTCATAACCCCTTGATAAAAGTGCCTGATAGCTGAAATCTGCCCTTTTATATGCTCTTATAAAAAGCATAGCTGCAAGCTCTGAAACACATAATAAACTGGATTTAAAATTTCTATATCCTAACCTTAATTTTTGAGCTTTATACATAGCAGCTGCTTCATCTATTAATATAAATATATACCTGTATATAAGCTCCATAAGGGAAATAAAAAGTTTAGGAAGTCTTAATTTATAAAGGCTTTCAAAAAAACTAACCATAGGTGTGGAAAGAGCAAGAAAATATGTAATACTTACAGCTGATAATGCTCTAAAAAACAAGTTTAATGATGTTTCTAATGACTGATAAGTTATTCCTATATTAAACTTATCTATTAATATAACTATATATTCATCTTCCACAAGCGAAATAAGCACAGGGATAATTCCCATAATTAAAAATGAAAATGGTATAAGCATAAATTTTATATATTTTATAAAGGAAACAGCAGGGTTTGACATAATAGTAAACCCTGCAAAAAATATTAAAATAAATATACTTACAAATACATTATTTAAAATTAAGCATAAAAAAAGCATAGTAAAAGTAAATATTACCTTTGCAAGAGGGTCTTTTTTTGCAAATTTTGAAATGTAAGCATATTTATCTGTTACAAGCAAAATTATTCTCCTTTTTTAGCAGTAATTCTGCCTAATATAAAACCTGCAACTCCTGCACCAAGAGCAGCCTGCACTGCAAAAAGAAGTGATTCTATTTCACCACTTGCAGGCTCATAAAGTGATGAAAACCAAGGCTCATAATCTGGGTTGATTTCAGTAATGGCAGTTTCTGCCAAGCCGTCTGCTCCTGCAAACTCTGCATTTTTTAATGTTATAAGGGGCAGCACTGCCAAAACTATTACAATTATTGATAATATAAGATTTTTTTTCCAAAGTGCCATAATATACCACCTATACTGCTTTTAAAAGATGTAATTCTTTATATGAATATTTAACTAAAACATTATAAACTATTACTGATAATAAACCTTCGCTTACTGCCAGTGGTATTTGAGTTAAAGCAAAAATACCCATAAATTTCCATAAAGATGTTATAAACCCGCCAGCTGCATCAGGAAAAGCAAGTGCCAGCTGGATAGATGTAGTTACATAAGTTAAAATATCTCCTGCAAATGCTGCTGAAAATACAGCAATTCCACTGCTGATACCAGCTTTTAATGCACCTTTAAATACACCATAAGCAGCAAAAGGTCCAACTACTGCCATTGAAAATACATTAGCACCAATAGTAGTAAGCCCGCCGTGAGCAAGCAGAATAGCCTGAAATAAAAGTATAATAAAACCTATTACTGCCATAGGTGTAGGTCCAAAAAGCACTGCACCTAAGCCAACCCCTGTTGGATGAGAACAGCTGCCTGTAACTGATGGAATTTTCAAGGAAGAAAGAACAAATGCAAATGCACCGCACATTGCAAGCAGAATAAAAAATTTAGTATTTTCTGATATTTTCTTTCTTATTGCAAAAAAGCCGTAAATTATGAATGGGAGAGCTGAAACTATCCAAAAAATAGACCAGAATGGAGAAAGATAGCCCTCCATAATATGCATTGCATAAGATTTTTCTGGCAAGATGAGAAAAATAGATAAAAATACAGGGATAAAACCTGCAAAGAGATTTTTTGTTATCATAAAAGATAACCTCCTATTTAATAGTGTGCTTTAAAAAGCATTAAAGGACAAACTGCATAGGCAATTAAAGCAAATTATATAAAGCATTCATTGTGCTTTTATAATCAGCCGCATAAGTCCTGATTATATGCGGCAAATATCGGCAGGTCTTCCGACTAAGAATCAAAGTTTGTTTTCGCCTTCCCTAAAAGTGGCTAAGTATTAAAACATACACTTTTTAATACTTGTGAAAACATTCTCATCAATACGGCAGCAAGACTGTGCAGGATTTACACCTGCTTCCCTTTTAATCTTAAAAACCGATATTCAGCTATTAAATTTAATATAAAAATACCACATATCCATTTGCTTGTCAAGTCAATATTCAAATATATAACTACCATTTTTTAATTAAGTTCATATATTATACATT
Proteins encoded in this window:
- the cbiQ gene encoding cobalt ECF transporter T component CbiQ, which translates into the protein MLVTDKYAYISKFAKKDPLAKVIFTFTMLFLCLILNNVFVSIFILIFFAGFTIMSNPAVSFIKYIKFMLIPFSFLIMGIIPVLISLVEDEYIVILIDKFNIGITYQSLETSLNLFFRALSAVSITYFLALSTPMVSFFESLYKLRLPKLFISLMELIYRYIFILIDEAAAMYKAQKLRLGYRNFKSSLLCVSELAAMLFIRAYKRADFSYQALLSRGYDGEITVISNQYEKAYIFYALMFFIAAFCIILKAAL
- the cbiD gene encoding cobalt-precorrin-5B (C(1))-methyltransferase CbiD, with amino-acid sequence MEKIIKNGSKLKTGYTTGTCAQAAAKAAAVYLFTDKKFDYVEVNILSGKLLKIKIKSLEKYDDYAECSVIKESGDDPDVTNGIEIKAAVYKGYDKLIIDGGKGIGRVTKSGLKVPAGQAAINPVPRKMIAYEMEKVCLDYGYDKSFKVIISAEKGLETAKKTFNERLGIIGGISILGTTGIVEPMSEKALIDTICLEIDSQMEQGRKNILLTPGNYGRNAALEKFGIDIEKGIKISNYIGDTLDYLLYKQPERILIIGHAGKLSKTAGGIMNTHSNYADCRHEIFAAYAALCGAEKQVIEEIFNAVSTDEIDYILMRYNLHEKVWDIVINKIMENIKRRLQNKIQCEVMVFTNKENTWKYSSKALDFIKYFKDI
- a CDS encoding ATP-binding cassette domain-containing protein, with product MSESILKCENLCFSYDDELSLNNISLNIKRGSITAVLGRNGAGKSTLFLTLNGINIKDKGSVYFNDKLVEYNKKGIAEIRKNIGIVFQDPNDQLFSASVIKDVSFGALNLGLSQVEAKQRAEKALKDVEMYDFMERPVHTLSFGQKKRVAIAGVLVMEPELIILDEPTAGLDPMGANEILVLLKKINQEKGTTIITATHEMDIVPLYCDYAYVLDKGCVVMQGSPEEIFLQADELRKYDLRLPRIAHLMEILRKCDNMAVDESIDTISKARRAIKELINGKNN
- a CDS encoding energy-coupling factor ABC transporter permease codes for the protein MITKNLFAGFIPVFLSIFLILPEKSYAMHIMEGYLSPFWSIFWIVSALPFIIYGFFAIRKKISENTKFFILLAMCGAFAFVLSSLKIPSVTGSCSHPTGVGLGAVLFGPTPMAVIGFIILLFQAILLAHGGLTTIGANVFSMAVVGPFAAYGVFKGALKAGISSGIAVFSAAFAGDILTYVTTSIQLALAFPDAAGGFITSLWKFMGIFALTQIPLAVSEGLLSVIVYNVLVKYSYKELHLLKAV
- the cobM gene encoding precorrin-4 C(11)-methyltransferase, whose amino-acid sequence is MVYFVGAGPGAVDLITVRGAELLKKADVIIYAGSLVNPELLNYAKKECIIYNSASMTLEEVMNIMEESHKNNQIVVRLHTGDMSIYGAVREQSDILKSKNIPFESVAGVSSFLGAAAALNAEYTLPSISQTVILTRMAGRTPVPEKENIRLLASHQASMVIFLSSSMLKSLSEELIAGGYSKDTPCAIIYKVTWEDELKVVTTLENLEKAGRENNISKTALVLAGDFLGDEYERSKLYDGTFSHEFRKGTDG
- a CDS encoding energy-coupling factor ABC transporter substrate-binding protein, which encodes MALWKKNLILSIIVIVLAVLPLITLKNAEFAGADGLAETAITEINPDYEPWFSSLYEPASGEIESLLFAVQAALGAGVAGFILGRITAKKGE
- the cobI gene encoding precorrin-2 C(20)-methyltransferase yields the protein MKKGKLFGVGIGPGDKELITLKAVNTIKNADVIAIPDSLSGKNRAYEIIKEYIYEKEIIFIPMPMVKDKEHLKASHESGAELIINYLDKGRNTAFATLGDPSVYSTYMYIHRIVESKGYDVEMIAGVTSFCASAARLNISLCDGAEPLIIIPANYEDNKKLLNLSGNKVLMKSGRKIAKVKQEIDECCLTDKTYMVENCGMEEEKIYKDFSKAADESSYFSLIIVKG